AATATCTAAAACACCAGCTTTAATCATTGGCTGTTGGGCAACAATACCTACAGATTTTCCGTTCATTCTAGCCAATCCGATAATAATATTTTCTGCAAACTTTTCCTGTATTTCCATAAAGTCACCATTATCAATAATTCTGGCAATTATTTGTTTCATATTGTATGGTTTGACATGATCATCAGGAACAATATTTTGTAGCTCTGGGTCCATTCTATTAATATCATCAATTGCACCATTATTAGGTACGTCATCCATATTGTTTTGAGGAAGAAAGCTTAATAATCTTCGAACTTGTTCTAAACATTCTTGTTCTGAGGAATAAGCAAAGTGAGCAACACCACTAGTAGTTGCGTGGGTAGATGCTCCCCCAAGCTGTTCATGAGTGACAACCTCACCAGTTGCAGCTTCAACAACTGAAGGTCCAGTTATATACATTTGGCCAATTTCTTCAACCATAAAAATGAAGTCCGTTATTGCTGGAGAATATACTGCTCCTCCAGCACAAGGACCTAGTACAACGGAAATTTGTGGTACAACACCTGAGGCCAGGGTATTTCTTAGAAATATATCTCCATAACCTGCAAGGCTTACTACTCCTTCTTGTATCCTTGCACCTCCAGAATCAGTTAAACCGATAACTGGAGCACCATTTTTAATTGATAGATCCATTACTTTGCAAATCTTTTCTGCAGAAGCTTCTGATAGAGACCCTCCAAATACGGTAAAGTCTTGTGCATAAACATAGGTTAATCTCCCGCCAACTTTGCCAAATCCAGTGACTACGGAGTCTCCATCATATTTTCTACCTTCTGGGCCCGTGTCGCCGGACCAATGTGTTACAAATGGGTCTAGTTCTTCGAAAGTGTCAGGATCGAGAAAAAAATCTATTCGCTCACGTGCAGTTAGTTTACCTTTTTCGTGCTGACTTGCAATTTTATTTCTTCCACCACCGCGTTTCCCTCTTGCTCTTCTCTTATGCAAGTCTTCTAAACGCTGTTCGTTTTGTTTTTCTATAGCCATAGCAACCTCAAGAAAAGTTATTTCTATTCAAACGGTGAGATGCTAACAAATAAACAACAAACTAGCAAGTCAATAAAACTTTATTTTGCTGATATTATTTAACAATAACTACCCATGTACTTATCAAGAGCTATATTATTTGCATTAAACCTTCAAATAGGAGTCTTAATGCCAAAATTGTAA
The window above is part of the SAR202 cluster bacterium genome. Proteins encoded here:
- a CDS encoding acyl-CoA carboxylase subunit beta, giving the protein MAIEKQNEQRLEDLHKRRARGKRGGGRNKIASQHEKGKLTARERIDFFLDPDTFEELDPFVTHWSGDTGPEGRKYDGDSVVTGFGKVGGRLTYVYAQDFTVFGGSLSEASAEKICKVMDLSIKNGAPVIGLTDSGGARIQEGVVSLAGYGDIFLRNTLASGVVPQISVVLGPCAGGAVYSPAITDFIFMVEEIGQMYITGPSVVEAATGEVVTHEQLGGASTHATTSGVAHFAYSSEQECLEQVRRLLSFLPQNNMDDVPNNGAIDDINRMDPELQNIVPDDHVKPYNMKQIIARIIDNGDFMEIQEKFAENIIIGLARMNGKSVGIVAQQPMIKAGVLDIDASEKAARFVRFCDCFNIPVITLVDVSGFLPGLDQEHRGIIRHGAKLIYAYAEATVPKITILTRKAYGGAYLVMGSKHLRADINYAWPSAEIAVMGPEGAVNILQRAALSKSENPDELRSQLVQEYRNKWANPYLAAGRGYIDDIIDPIETRPKIIKALEMLQNKRDSTPPKKHGNIPL